Proteins from one Shewanella pealeana ATCC 700345 genomic window:
- a CDS encoding MotA/TolQ/ExbB proton channel family protein, whose protein sequence is MAQSSLIGSLEQFFHAVLGFIELGGIVMWPLFICCLWMLWLVSRALFKETSLEAKQSGLTTERDWLNQRLRSLALRQAQAQQYGDLQGVKLLAMVAPLLGLLGTVSGMIAMFDAGGNYGFHDPAVISAGISMAMVTTQTGLFVGLTGAILAFFWQRKLNRVDTNLLAGGANA, encoded by the coding sequence ATGGCTCAAAGTAGTTTGATAGGGTCATTAGAGCAATTTTTTCATGCCGTTTTAGGCTTTATTGAGCTAGGTGGCATAGTGATGTGGCCGCTATTTATCTGCTGTTTATGGATGTTATGGTTAGTCAGTCGTGCCTTATTTAAAGAGACTAGCTTAGAAGCCAAGCAAAGTGGGCTAACAACAGAGCGTGACTGGCTTAATCAACGTTTGCGCTCGTTAGCACTAAGACAGGCACAGGCTCAGCAGTATGGCGATCTTCAAGGGGTTAAGTTACTTGCTATGGTGGCACCGTTATTAGGATTACTTGGCACTGTGAGCGGTATGATCGCCATGTTTGATGCGGGGGGCAATTATGGGTTTCACGATCCTGCGGTGATCTCTGCCGGGATCTCTATGGCGATGGTGACCACACAAACCGGTTTGTTTGTCGGTTTAACTGGCGCCATATTAGCTTTTTTTTGGCAGCGAAAATTAAACCGTGTCGATACTAATTTATTAGCTGGAGGCGCTAATGCTTAG
- a CDS encoding ExbD/TolR family protein, which produces MLSDRFRQDKDPEINMTPMLDVVFILLIFFIVSTNFVQQSSVEIKRPQASTATSVDGSPIVVTLDTTGRVYFESKEIDIYYLPGKLQQIASQTPKAKLLVVADTNCPTGVTIKVLDIAKQAGISFSSVASEIH; this is translated from the coding sequence ATGCTTAGCGATCGATTTAGACAAGATAAAGATCCTGAAATCAACATGACGCCTATGCTTGATGTGGTGTTTATCTTGCTGATCTTCTTTATTGTGTCGACCAACTTTGTGCAGCAATCATCTGTCGAGATCAAGCGCCCTCAAGCCAGCACGGCCACCAGTGTCGATGGCAGCCCAATTGTAGTGACACTTGATACCACTGGGCGGGTCTATTTTGAATCCAAAGAGATTGATATCTATTATCTGCCAGGCAAGTTGCAGCAGATTGCCAGTCAAACACCTAAAGCTAAGTTGTTAGTCGTAGCTGATACCAACTGCCCAACAGGGGTAACGATAAAAGTGCTGGATATTGCCAAGCAGGCCGGAATAAGCTTTAGCTCCGTAGCATCAGAGATCCACTGA
- a CDS encoding energy transducer TonB, giving the protein MSIVVHRALVISARFLLSIVVTILLCYYLPNSLNDNQPRQFLAKQTKELPLPLLPPEKPKIPTAKEVQSKPVTANAATPVSTSIPIMPTVADMPLQVPIMAVPTVNSLSLPSITPVIAGIKDVDKAPELLRFIQPKMPLAGRKFKQGGRVLLRLIVEADGVVSQAEVLEAKPKQVFDQSAIEAARKWRFKPAVLSGEAVKVFVDVPINFKVG; this is encoded by the coding sequence ATGAGCATAGTCGTCCATAGAGCCTTGGTTATTAGTGCACGGTTTTTGCTGTCTATAGTCGTAACGATACTGCTCTGTTATTACTTGCCTAACAGCCTCAATGATAATCAACCAAGGCAGTTCCTTGCCAAGCAAACTAAGGAGCTACCTCTGCCGCTGTTGCCACCTGAAAAACCTAAAATACCAACGGCAAAAGAGGTGCAAAGCAAACCAGTAACTGCAAACGCCGCAACACCAGTGTCCACTAGCATACCGATTATGCCAACGGTTGCAGATATGCCGTTGCAGGTGCCTATTATGGCGGTTCCGACAGTTAATAGTTTAAGTCTGCCAAGCATTACACCTGTTATAGCAGGAATTAAAGATGTCGACAAAGCGCCAGAGTTATTACGTTTTATTCAACCTAAAATGCCGTTGGCTGGGCGCAAGTTTAAGCAAGGTGGCAGAGTGCTGTTACGGCTCATAGTGGAGGCTGATGGTGTCGTTAGCCAAGCAGAAGTGTTAGAAGCTAAACCTAAGCAAGTGTTTGACCAGTCAGCAATTGAGGCTGCACGAAAGTGGCGATTTAAACCAGCCGTTTTATCTGGTGAAGCGGTGAAAGTCTTTGTTGATGTACCGATTAACTTTAAGGTTGGTTAA
- a CDS encoding anthranilate synthase component II: MILMIDNYDSFTFNLVQYFQQLGQEIIVKRNDEISLEDIESLAPSHLVISPGPCTPNEAGMSLSFIEHFAGKLPILGVCLGHQAIAQVFGANVVRAKRVMHGKTSQIIHTGGGLFGGLNNPLTVTRYHSLLVDAIPDGFIMDAWFDDPVHGREIMAMSMPAKKIYGVQFHPESILTEQGHELLANFIKLT; the protein is encoded by the coding sequence ATGATCTTAATGATCGACAACTACGACTCATTTACTTTCAATTTGGTGCAGTATTTCCAGCAGCTTGGGCAAGAGATTATAGTCAAGCGTAACGATGAAATCAGTCTTGAAGATATTGAGTCTCTAGCACCGAGTCACTTAGTGATCTCACCCGGCCCTTGCACGCCTAACGAGGCTGGAATGTCGCTGTCGTTCATTGAGCATTTTGCAGGCAAGCTGCCTATTCTAGGAGTTTGTCTAGGGCATCAGGCGATAGCGCAGGTATTTGGTGCTAATGTGGTTAGAGCCAAGCGAGTCATGCATGGTAAGACGAGTCAAATCATCCATACTGGTGGCGGTTTATTTGGTGGATTGAATAATCCACTTACCGTCACTCGATACCACTCCCTGCTGGTGGATGCTATTCCTGATGGTTTTATCATGGATGCCTGGTTCGACGATCCTGTGCATGGGCGTGAAATTATGGCCATGAGTATGCCTGCCAAGAAGATCTATGGTGTGCAGTTTCATCCTGAGTCTATATTGACCGAACAAGGCCACGAGTTGTTAGCAAACTTTATCAAGCTTACTTAA
- a CDS encoding tetratricopeptide repeat protein yields the protein MNYLKLSALMLLLVSSLSHGQDVNTSVGRDLNRYESGVLSKATALLERNELDVALKLMIPLLEQSKPHQVVFQYVCKTLGDTGADTKALSCWLRGYQLYPQQSQIAINLGHSQLQLEQYKAAIATLTRLKLSMLDEPIAAQIRYMRGYAHYQLGQYQAAIDLLYSADVKLHWWPIISYSQLALEQWQQSKVSAQQWLTFEPANLTAWQVLTRAELGLDNKLEAAVASDVSAQLQGLSSASRSLQNRFGLFGQIKAYNLAASCTSLTLTANSLSFEAFDTQDLACAQYAWLSGRYDQGLAFLQAFNSDNLHGTAVDRGRLNQGNLGHVSFKDTNLNDDNDSMKSSLRLIDDFYLLQGQLYAALKQGDNARKAWSKVGQQILPLGTAAEIKHARQRRNELQGQAQLLIGQSYWLEQQWPEAQASYRKLAQTPGFETLAAAFGQRLESFTLREDKLR from the coding sequence ATGAATTACCTCAAATTATCGGCACTAATGTTATTGCTGGTCTCAAGTCTCAGCCATGGGCAAGATGTGAATACTAGCGTTGGTCGGGATTTAAATCGATATGAGTCAGGTGTATTAAGTAAAGCGACTGCATTATTAGAACGTAATGAATTGGATGTCGCGCTTAAACTCATGATACCGCTACTTGAGCAATCAAAGCCTCACCAAGTCGTATTTCAATATGTATGTAAGACTCTAGGTGATACAGGTGCTGATACTAAGGCGCTAAGCTGCTGGCTGAGAGGCTATCAACTTTATCCGCAGCAAAGCCAAATCGCGATTAATTTAGGCCATAGTCAATTACAGCTTGAGCAATATAAGGCGGCTATCGCGACATTAACCCGGCTGAAATTATCGATGCTAGATGAGCCTATTGCAGCGCAAATACGCTATATGCGAGGTTATGCTCATTATCAGTTAGGCCAATATCAAGCGGCAATTGATCTGTTGTACTCTGCAGATGTGAAACTACATTGGTGGCCTATTATTAGTTACAGTCAGCTTGCGCTTGAGCAATGGCAGCAGAGCAAAGTAAGTGCGCAGCAGTGGCTTACTTTTGAGCCCGCTAACCTTACTGCTTGGCAAGTATTAACTCGGGCTGAGCTAGGGTTAGATAATAAGCTTGAGGCTGCTGTTGCAAGTGATGTTTCTGCTCAGTTGCAAGGGCTGAGTAGTGCGAGCCGTAGCCTGCAAAATAGGTTTGGGCTATTTGGGCAGATTAAAGCCTATAATCTTGCGGCGTCTTGTACGTCATTAACTCTGACTGCGAATAGCTTGTCTTTCGAAGCGTTTGATACACAAGATTTAGCTTGCGCACAATATGCATGGCTATCGGGACGATATGATCAAGGGCTAGCTTTTTTACAAGCCTTTAATAGTGATAACTTACATGGCACTGCAGTTGACAGAGGTCGCTTAAATCAAGGCAACCTCGGTCACGTTAGTTTCAAAGACACGAATCTCAATGACGATAATGACAGTATGAAAAGCTCACTTAGGTTAATAGACGATTTTTACCTGCTCCAAGGGCAGCTATATGCGGCGCTAAAACAGGGCGATAATGCGCGCAAGGCCTGGAGTAAAGTTGGTCAACAAATTCTGCCTTTGGGCACTGCAGCTGAGATCAAACACGCACGTCAGCGGCGTAATGAGCTGCAGGGGCAAGCACAGTTGTTAATTGGCCAGAGTTACTGGCTAGAGCAGCAATGGCCAGAGGCTCAGGCTAGTTACCGAAAGTTGGCGCAAACCCCTGGGTTTGAAACACTCGCCGCCGCTTTTGGGCAGCGTTTAGAGTCATTCACGCTGCGAGAAGATAAACTCAGGTGA
- a CDS encoding S9 family peptidase, whose amino-acid sequence MKSVIRHVGLSALSLAVLAGCGATTVSSEQAQTTNQSTNQTTQVALSAPPQVDQALTLNQIMANPDWMGLFAQGAYWSDDGQSIYFARQAHGAPTKTYYQQSIDGTAASELALNQLHSADQRRGVLNNDKTRKAYIYQGNLFVKDLNSGKVSQLTRQNTAVDGVRFLNNGDISYWQGDNIFKIHQGSGLVEEIASIKMAAEPKGVQAPSTYIAKQQHRLIQYVAMQQDNAKAKQDYKAELTKADPTMSAKTWYLGDKEVVTNLSLSPDGRYVILALKDKSYSWRGEHDIMPNYLGKDGYVDAVPARARVAEDKNPGERLVLLDLDTHAKKDITIEGLTGFDEDVLAAVKTENAKAKGESYDSEKAPRKLQLMQDWGWSQSAIQWSESGDNVAVMLEAVDNKDRWIATVNFEKASLTTQHRLHDDAWVNYNFNQYGWLPNSDSLYYLSEETGFSHLYLKEQGEKAKALTQGKFVVSDITLGPKAQFIYYKANKTHPGMDNVYRVEIATGKDEQLTQWQGQLDYTLSPDGTALLLNASTRIQPAELFVQAIGGELKQLTNYTSDAFNNYAWQAPEVVAVPSTHGAGEVYARVYLPQGYDKNNADKYPAVIFNHGAGYLQNAHYGFSGYFREFMFHNLLAQQGYVVMDMDYRGSKGYGRDWRTAVYRQMGTPEVEDLKDGVNWMAANVNVDAGKVGTYGGSYGGFLTFMALFNEPELFQAGAALRPVTDWAHYNAPYTSNILNTPDVDPIAYERSSPIEHAEGLQKPLLIMSGVLDDNVFFQDSVRLVQRLIELEKPMFETAIYPVEPHGFRQPSSWLDEYRRIHELFEQELKK is encoded by the coding sequence ATGAAAAGCGTCATTCGTCATGTCGGCTTAAGTGCACTTTCATTGGCAGTATTAGCGGGTTGCGGTGCAACCACAGTTTCTTCTGAGCAAGCTCAAACGACTAATCAAAGTACTAACCAAACTACTCAAGTTGCCTTATCGGCACCTCCACAGGTCGACCAAGCGTTAACGTTAAATCAAATCATGGCTAATCCTGATTGGATGGGACTATTTGCCCAAGGTGCTTACTGGAGCGATGACGGTCAGTCTATTTATTTCGCTAGACAGGCCCACGGCGCACCGACCAAAACTTACTATCAGCAAAGTATTGATGGTACAGCTGCAAGTGAGTTAGCACTGAATCAATTGCATAGTGCAGATCAACGCCGCGGTGTGCTCAATAATGACAAGACGCGTAAAGCTTATATCTATCAAGGTAATTTGTTTGTTAAAGATCTAAACAGTGGCAAGGTGAGTCAGCTAACCCGCCAAAATACAGCTGTAGATGGCGTGCGCTTTTTAAATAATGGCGATATCTCTTATTGGCAAGGCGATAATATTTTTAAAATCCATCAAGGTTCTGGATTGGTAGAGGAGATTGCTAGCATCAAGATGGCCGCTGAGCCTAAAGGCGTGCAAGCTCCATCGACTTATATTGCTAAGCAGCAACACAGACTAATCCAATATGTGGCGATGCAGCAAGATAATGCCAAAGCGAAACAAGACTATAAAGCTGAGCTAACTAAAGCCGATCCAACCATGTCGGCTAAGACTTGGTATCTAGGTGATAAAGAAGTGGTTACTAACTTAAGCCTGTCACCTGATGGTCGCTACGTGATTCTGGCATTAAAAGATAAGAGTTATAGCTGGCGTGGCGAGCACGACATCATGCCAAACTATCTTGGTAAAGACGGTTATGTCGATGCTGTTCCTGCCCGCGCTCGTGTTGCAGAAGATAAAAATCCGGGTGAGCGTCTAGTGCTGTTAGATCTTGATACCCATGCAAAAAAAGATATTACCATCGAAGGCTTAACTGGTTTTGATGAGGATGTATTAGCGGCGGTAAAAACTGAGAACGCTAAAGCCAAAGGTGAGAGCTACGATAGTGAGAAAGCGCCACGCAAGCTACAGTTGATGCAAGATTGGGGCTGGTCGCAAAGTGCTATTCAATGGTCGGAATCAGGCGATAACGTAGCAGTAATGCTTGAAGCCGTAGACAATAAAGATCGCTGGATAGCTACGGTTAACTTCGAGAAAGCTAGCTTAACGACTCAACATCGTCTGCACGATGATGCCTGGGTTAACTACAACTTTAATCAGTATGGTTGGTTACCAAATAGCGACAGCCTATATTACCTATCTGAAGAAACTGGCTTTTCTCATCTTTACCTAAAAGAGCAAGGCGAGAAAGCCAAGGCATTAACTCAAGGTAAATTTGTGGTGAGTGATATCACCTTAGGCCCTAAAGCTCAGTTTATCTATTACAAGGCTAATAAGACTCACCCTGGTATGGATAACGTTTACCGCGTTGAAATTGCAACAGGTAAAGATGAGCAGCTAACACAGTGGCAAGGTCAGCTTGATTACACCTTAAGCCCTGATGGCACGGCCCTTTTATTAAACGCATCGACTCGCATTCAGCCTGCTGAACTGTTTGTGCAGGCGATAGGTGGTGAGCTTAAGCAGTTAACGAACTACACCAGCGATGCCTTTAACAATTATGCATGGCAGGCGCCTGAAGTTGTTGCTGTGCCATCGACTCACGGTGCGGGCGAGGTTTACGCGCGGGTTTATTTGCCTCAAGGCTATGATAAAAACAACGCAGATAAGTACCCTGCGGTGATCTTTAATCACGGTGCGGGCTATCTGCAAAATGCACACTACGGTTTTTCGGGTTACTTCAGAGAGTTCATGTTCCATAACTTATTAGCGCAGCAAGGCTATGTGGTAATGGACATGGATTATCGAGGCTCTAAAGGCTACGGCCGCGATTGGCGTACTGCAGTGTATCGTCAAATGGGCACGCCAGAAGTTGAAGATCTTAAAGATGGCGTAAACTGGATGGCGGCCAACGTTAATGTTGATGCAGGTAAAGTAGGTACCTATGGCGGCTCTTACGGTGGCTTCTTAACCTTTATGGCGCTGTTTAATGAACCTGAACTGTTTCAAGCTGGCGCTGCGTTACGTCCGGTAACGGATTGGGCACATTACAACGCACCTTATACGTCTAATATTCTCAACACACCTGATGTCGATCCTATTGCCTATGAGCGTAGTTCACCGATTGAGCATGCCGAAGGCTTACAAAAGCCACTGCTTATTATGAGTGGTGTGCTTGATGACAACGTGTTCTTCCAAGATAGTGTGCGTCTAGTACAGCGCTTGATTGAACTTGAAAAGCCGATGTTTGAAACTGCAATTTATCCAGTTGAGCCACACGGTTTCCGTCAGCCATCAAGCTGGTTGGATGAATACCGCCGCATTCATGAGCTATTTGAGCAGGAACTAAAAAAATAG
- the astA gene encoding arginine N-succinyltransferase, with protein sequence MLVIRPIRSTDFDALYQIAEESGHGFTSLPVNADLLRSKIARVEASFTKQIDKPFDEGYLMVLEDTETGEVVGTCGLEAAVGMEDAFYHYRLGTEVYHSEQIGVRNEVETLTLCHDYTGAAELCTLFLRSSYRKNNNGRMLSRSRFLFLAQHAERFGDTVIAEMRGESDAEGNSPFYGWLQEHFLGIDFVQADYLSGLSQKAFMAEMMPKNAVYVCLLPKEAQKVIGEVHANTRPALNLLQAEGFRCRGYVDIFDAGPTVECQLHDIRSVRESRLLTVTIGETPSDATSYIVSNTQLANYRATAVNLAVVDDSDDVILDPQTAEGLMVAEGDQIRVLPM encoded by the coding sequence ATGCTAGTTATACGTCCAATCCGATCGACTGACTTCGATGCCCTATATCAAATTGCAGAAGAGTCGGGACATGGGTTCACATCCCTGCCAGTGAATGCCGATCTACTCAGAAGCAAAATTGCTCGAGTCGAAGCTTCATTTACCAAGCAGATCGATAAGCCTTTCGATGAAGGCTATTTGATGGTGCTTGAAGATACTGAAACTGGTGAAGTTGTCGGTACGTGCGGTCTTGAGGCCGCAGTAGGTATGGAAGATGCTTTTTACCATTATCGACTCGGTACAGAAGTTTACCACTCTGAGCAGATTGGTGTCCGTAATGAGGTTGAAACCTTAACCCTTTGCCACGATTACACCGGAGCCGCTGAGCTTTGCACCCTGTTTTTACGCAGTAGTTATCGTAAGAATAATAATGGTCGCATGCTCTCAAGAAGCCGATTCCTGTTTCTGGCGCAACACGCTGAGCGATTCGGTGACACAGTCATTGCCGAGATGCGTGGTGAAAGCGATGCAGAGGGCAATTCGCCATTCTATGGTTGGTTACAGGAGCACTTCTTAGGTATCGATTTTGTTCAGGCTGATTACCTATCAGGACTGAGTCAAAAAGCATTTATGGCAGAGATGATGCCCAAAAATGCAGTCTATGTATGTCTATTGCCTAAAGAAGCGCAGAAAGTGATTGGTGAAGTGCACGCTAATACTCGCCCAGCACTTAACCTGCTGCAAGCTGAAGGCTTTAGGTGTCGTGGTTATGTCGATATTTTCGATGCAGGCCCAACGGTCGAGTGTCAGCTTCATGATATTCGTTCCGTGCGTGAGAGTCGTTTGCTCACAGTCACTATCGGTGAGACGCCAAGCGATGCTACAAGCTACATAGTTTCAAATACCCAATTAGCTAATTACCGTGCTACAGCTGTCAACTTAGCTGTAGTCGACGACAGTGACGACGTGATCTTAGATCCCCAAACTGCAGAGGGCCTAATGGTCGCAGAGGGTGATCAGATCCGCGTCTTGCCAATGTAG
- a CDS encoding aspartate aminotransferase family protein produces the protein MSSKMNLTRAQFDEVMVPNYAPSAVIPVRGEGSRVWDQEGKEYIDFAGGIAVNCLGHCHPALVGALKTQGEKLWHLANVMTNEPALELATKLVDATFADRVYFANSGAEANEAALKLVRRYAMDKFGVEKDQIIAFDKAFHGRTFFTVSVGGQAAYSDGFGPKPQSITHVPFNDIAALEAVFSDKTCAVMMEPLQGEGGIIDADPEFLKAVRALCDKHNALLVFDEVQTGVGRLGELYAYMRGDVVPDVLTTAKALGGGFPIAAMLTTKEIADHLKIGTHGSTYGGNPLACAVGNAVLDVVNTPEVLNGVKLREQLLRDGLIAINAKYDVFSEIRGQGLLLGAVMNERFQGRAKEFLVAAINEGVMSLVAGANVVRFTPSLVIPEADIAEGLARFERAVAKVVEA, from the coding sequence ATGAGCTCAAAAATGAATCTTACACGTGCCCAATTTGACGAAGTTATGGTGCCTAACTATGCGCCTTCTGCAGTAATTCCTGTTCGTGGCGAAGGTAGCCGAGTTTGGGATCAAGAAGGTAAAGAGTATATCGACTTTGCTGGTGGTATCGCGGTTAACTGTTTAGGTCATTGTCATCCAGCCTTAGTTGGCGCGCTAAAGACCCAAGGCGAAAAGCTTTGGCATCTTGCTAACGTAATGACCAACGAGCCAGCGCTTGAGCTAGCGACTAAGCTTGTCGATGCCACATTTGCCGACCGCGTCTATTTTGCTAACTCAGGTGCAGAAGCAAACGAAGCGGCACTTAAACTAGTACGCCGTTATGCAATGGATAAATTTGGCGTTGAAAAAGATCAAATCATCGCATTTGATAAAGCCTTCCATGGTCGTACTTTCTTTACTGTGAGTGTGGGTGGCCAAGCCGCTTATTCTGACGGTTTCGGTCCTAAGCCACAGAGCATTACTCATGTTCCGTTCAATGATATCGCAGCCCTAGAAGCCGTCTTCTCTGATAAGACTTGTGCAGTCATGATGGAGCCGCTTCAAGGCGAAGGCGGTATTATCGATGCTGATCCAGAGTTTTTAAAGGCGGTTCGTGCCCTTTGTGATAAGCACAATGCATTATTGGTATTCGATGAAGTACAAACCGGTGTGGGTCGTCTAGGCGAGCTTTACGCTTACATGCGTGGTGATGTAGTGCCTGATGTATTAACAACGGCAAAAGCGTTAGGTGGCGGCTTCCCGATAGCAGCTATGCTAACAACAAAAGAGATTGCCGATCATCTAAAGATAGGTACTCACGGTTCTACCTACGGCGGCAACCCTCTAGCTTGTGCCGTAGGTAATGCGGTACTGGATGTGGTTAACACGCCAGAAGTATTGAACGGTGTTAAGCTGCGCGAGCAGTTATTGCGTGATGGTTTAATTGCGATCAACGCAAAGTATGATGTGTTCTCTGAAATCCGTGGCCAAGGTCTGTTGTTAGGTGCGGTCATGAATGAAAGATTCCAGGGTCGTGCTAAAGAGTTCTTAGTAGCCGCTATTAACGAAGGCGTAATGAGCCTAGTTGCGGGTGCAAACGTAGTTCGCTTCACGCCATCTCTAGTGATCCCAGAAGCGGATATTGCCGAAGGTCTAGCGCGTTTTGAGCGTGCAGTCGCTAAAGTTGTCGAAGCCTAA
- a CDS encoding HDOD domain-containing protein has product MAISVAGGVKPAQIIEVEQRLQKQLIVGKGKAVVMADDISPELEDDANKLEIEREAIQARLAKQNQAKAIYDAVSNQLLTSVNANIEHQLSSPEQVLQLSKLDEKQILLLELLYSPQVDLVRIRPLVTALPWLERDLVNMVNSPTFRHRRPKSSEVQVTDIKLVLNYIGIENLQSLVPYYCLRHLMPAGQPQMLWLTRKIWRYSMVSSIAAQALAELHEKDRAFIYSCSLMSQLGVTCVINQCAKTFDDMWGAWLREASASRDKELYDAVMATEFPANDVYQLVLSHSRSLNWQLLSLLKFDNSRLTQTYKAIDTKIKYAELDEDSALIERANCYAKVYLLKEAKNITAAECRLMFDYYQISEQEQIRLSGQNYSKLVLF; this is encoded by the coding sequence GTGGCAATTTCGGTAGCAGGCGGGGTTAAACCTGCACAAATCATAGAGGTAGAGCAACGACTGCAAAAGCAATTAATTGTTGGAAAGGGCAAAGCGGTTGTGATGGCTGATGATATTAGCCCTGAGCTAGAAGATGATGCCAATAAGCTCGAGATTGAACGTGAGGCAATTCAAGCAAGATTAGCGAAGCAGAATCAGGCTAAGGCCATTTATGACGCTGTCTCTAACCAATTACTCACGAGTGTTAATGCTAATATCGAGCATCAGCTATCTTCTCCAGAGCAAGTACTGCAACTGTCAAAGCTCGATGAAAAACAGATTTTATTATTGGAACTATTGTATTCACCTCAGGTTGACTTAGTCCGTATAAGGCCATTAGTAACGGCACTGCCATGGTTAGAGCGGGACTTGGTCAATATGGTCAATAGCCCAACATTTAGGCATCGCCGGCCCAAATCATCAGAGGTACAGGTTACTGATATCAAGTTGGTGCTCAATTATATTGGTATCGAAAACTTACAATCCTTAGTTCCCTATTATTGCCTAAGGCATTTAATGCCTGCTGGCCAGCCACAAATGTTGTGGTTAACGCGAAAAATATGGCGGTACAGCATGGTCTCTTCGATTGCGGCTCAAGCGCTAGCCGAGCTACATGAAAAAGACAGAGCTTTTATTTACAGCTGCAGCCTGATGAGCCAACTGGGCGTCACTTGCGTCATTAATCAATGTGCAAAAACTTTTGATGATATGTGGGGAGCTTGGTTGAGGGAGGCGAGTGCTAGCCGTGATAAAGAGCTTTATGATGCCGTAATGGCAACAGAGTTCCCCGCCAATGATGTCTATCAGCTAGTGTTGAGCCATAGTCGCTCGCTTAACTGGCAGTTACTCAGCCTGCTTAAGTTTGACAATAGCCGTCTAACCCAAACCTACAAGGCCATCGATACTAAGATTAAATATGCTGAGCTGGATGAGGATTCTGCTTTAATCGAGCGGGCTAACTGTTATGCAAAAGTCTATTTGTTAAAAGAGGCTAAAAATATTACTGCTGCAGAGTGCCGTTTAATGTTTGATTATTATCAAATATCAGAGCAGGAACAGATCCGTTTGAGCGGGCAAAATTATAGTAAGCTTGTACTCTTTTAA